The following are from one region of the Variovorax sp. PBL-H6 genome:
- the virB10 gene encoding type IV secretion system protein VirB10, producing MPSVNDHGPSTAKRGLIVVVLLLVVGLGGGAAYWKHKQRADREADAQQAKAMQLTSAVPARTFTDPPELPGAAPAPAAPVPVVPAPSGAGQASAPPLPGDAGGSGQQRPAPSLDKSGSGLMAVAQKGDTGADAGGQPGRAAPPPEGGGLSALLSSTRTPSRKAGHLGNRNFILAKGSFIDCALQTKLDSTVPGMTACVVTRNIYSDNGKVLLVERGSTISGEYQSNMRQGMARIFVLWSRIKTPNGVVINLDSPGTDPLGGAGLPGYIDNHFWQRFGGALMLSLVDDVARYATQGTNNNSGQINFSSTGEATQNMAAEALKNTINIPPTLYKNQGEQVGVYIARDLDFSSVYDVAATNQ from the coding sequence ATGCCGAGCGTGAACGATCACGGGCCATCGACTGCGAAGCGTGGCCTCATCGTCGTGGTGCTGCTCCTGGTCGTTGGCCTGGGCGGCGGTGCGGCCTACTGGAAGCACAAGCAGCGCGCCGACCGCGAGGCGGACGCGCAGCAAGCCAAGGCGATGCAACTCACCAGCGCCGTGCCGGCGCGCACCTTCACCGATCCGCCCGAGCTGCCTGGAGCTGCGCCGGCCCCTGCGGCTCCGGTGCCGGTCGTTCCTGCGCCGAGTGGGGCAGGGCAGGCGAGCGCACCGCCTCTGCCGGGCGATGCGGGCGGCAGCGGCCAGCAACGGCCCGCGCCTTCGCTGGACAAGTCAGGCTCGGGCCTGATGGCTGTCGCGCAGAAGGGCGACACGGGCGCGGATGCGGGCGGCCAGCCGGGCCGCGCTGCACCGCCGCCCGAAGGTGGCGGCCTCTCGGCCCTGCTGTCTTCGACGCGCACGCCGTCGCGCAAGGCCGGGCACTTGGGCAATCGCAACTTCATCCTGGCGAAAGGCAGCTTCATCGACTGCGCGCTGCAAACGAAGCTCGATAGCACGGTGCCCGGCATGACGGCCTGCGTCGTGACGCGCAACATCTACAGCGACAACGGCAAGGTGCTGCTGGTCGAACGCGGCTCGACCATTTCGGGCGAGTACCAATCGAACATGCGTCAGGGCATGGCTCGCATCTTCGTGCTGTGGTCGCGCATCAAGACGCCGAACGGCGTGGTCATCAACCTGGATTCCCCAGGCACCGATCCGCTCGGCGGCGCGGGCCTGCCGGGCTACATTGATAACCACTTCTGGCAGCGGTTCGGCGGCGCGCTGATGCTGAGTCTGGTCGATGACGTTGCACGGTATGCCACCCAGGGCACGAACAACAACAGCGGCCAAATCAATTTCAGCAGCACGGGCGAGGCCACCCAAAACATGGCGGCGGAAGCGTTGAAGAACACCATCAACATTCCGCCAACCCTCTACAAGAATCAGGGCGAGCAAGTCGGTGTCTACATCGCCCGCGATCTGGACTTTTCGAGCGTGTACGATGTCGCAGCAACCAACCAGTGA
- a CDS encoding type IV secretory system conjugative DNA transfer family protein, producing MEMPKWVKWLFGLAVFIAATVGIVWLSGFVFFLFSKANPFGKTDFSTWWTYWQFYQNDPVVAKRLTVSMIVAAAVGYGVPIVLTIAALRDVRTLHGEARFAKTPEIAKAGLFDKTGIIIGKWKNRFLMFAGMQFVLLAAPTRSGKGVGIVIPNLLNWAESVVAMDVKLENFLITSKFRRKWGQEVYLFNPFSIAEDAEGNPLNGKTHRYNPLGYISDDPRMRVTDILAIGYSLYPGEGRDAFFDDAARNLFLGLTLYLCETPTLPRTIGELLRQSSGKGQPIKDHLQGIINQRNYREVEEVDEETGEIAKTLVPVTEWDGEGLPPLSSECVDAINRFTSTSDNTLSSIMATFNVPLTMWASPIVDAATSANDFDLRDVRKRRMSIYLGIPANKLAEAKLLINLFYTQLVNLNTNQLLHATPELKYQCLILADEFTAPGRIGIIDKANSYMAGYGLRLLTIIQSPGQLEAEPPKGYGRENARTFVTNHACQIFYTPREQRDANEYSEALGYMTVHSKNKSNGRGGTSLSESIGEGAGQRRALMLPQELKEMSQREQIISLENTKPIRCEKIAYYADHAFMDRLKSVSPTLAKLGRKLPSKKQLEDVWGSGELASPVPSLDLDLHEAVVQSRIRELTTADVEKGIDLRKLALDTSALKVASGSEGIAPEQVEDFVNGFFDALDAVNEYDDEEIGDDGIGERPSDDELAALDAEPDAGVDAAAQAEADDAAELDNVLDTALDADTAQNAIAVDVDTDDDANAAQDAQEAPQALPATVAEADDTADDETVLPDGLDDLPSDDELAAMMDAAMPGDDGMPDEADMLAALDAMEEPPMLDDEPAPETESRAPLLDLGVLDKPLPSTKNAG from the coding sequence ATGGAAATGCCTAAGTGGGTGAAGTGGCTATTCGGGTTGGCCGTGTTCATCGCCGCGACGGTGGGCATCGTGTGGCTGTCGGGGTTTGTCTTCTTCCTGTTCAGCAAGGCGAACCCGTTCGGCAAGACCGACTTTTCGACGTGGTGGACGTACTGGCAGTTCTACCAAAACGATCCGGTCGTGGCGAAGCGCCTCACGGTGTCCATGATCGTGGCGGCGGCCGTGGGCTACGGCGTGCCCATCGTGCTGACGATTGCGGCGCTGCGCGACGTGCGGACGCTGCACGGCGAAGCCCGCTTCGCCAAGACGCCGGAGATTGCCAAGGCCGGGCTGTTCGACAAGACCGGCATCATCATCGGGAAGTGGAAGAACCGCTTCCTGATGTTCGCCGGCATGCAATTCGTGCTGCTGGCCGCGCCGACTCGCTCGGGTAAGGGCGTCGGCATCGTCATCCCGAACCTGCTCAATTGGGCCGAGTCGGTCGTGGCAATGGACGTGAAGCTGGAAAACTTCCTCATCACGTCCAAGTTCCGCAGGAAGTGGGGGCAAGAGGTCTATCTGTTCAACCCGTTCTCGATTGCCGAGGACGCCGAGGGCAACCCGCTGAACGGCAAGACGCACCGATACAACCCCCTGGGGTACATCAGCGACGATCCGCGCATGCGCGTGACGGACATCCTGGCGATTGGCTACTCGCTCTATCCGGGCGAAGGCCGCGATGCGTTTTTCGATGATGCGGCGCGAAACCTGTTCCTGGGCCTGACGCTGTACCTGTGCGAGACGCCCACGCTGCCGCGAACCATCGGGGAGCTGCTGCGCCAGTCGTCGGGCAAGGGCCAGCCGATCAAGGATCACTTGCAAGGCATCATCAACCAGCGGAACTACCGCGAGGTTGAGGAAGTGGACGAGGAAACGGGCGAGATTGCGAAGACGCTCGTTCCCGTGACCGAGTGGGACGGCGAAGGCTTGCCGCCGCTGTCGAGTGAATGCGTCGATGCGATCAACCGCTTCACGTCCACCTCGGACAACACGCTGTCGTCCATCATGGCGACGTTCAACGTGCCGTTGACGATGTGGGCCAGCCCCATCGTGGACGCGGCCACGTCGGCGAACGACTTCGACTTGCGCGACGTGCGCAAGCGGCGCATGTCGATCTACCTTGGCATTCCGGCCAACAAGCTGGCCGAGGCGAAGCTGCTCATCAACCTGTTCTACACCCAACTGGTGAACCTGAACACGAACCAGCTTCTGCACGCCACGCCCGAGCTGAAATACCAATGCTTGATCCTGGCCGACGAGTTCACCGCGCCCGGCCGGATCGGCATCATCGACAAGGCCAACAGCTACATGGCCGGCTATGGCCTGCGCCTGCTGACGATTATCCAGTCGCCGGGCCAGCTCGAAGCCGAGCCGCCGAAGGGCTACGGCCGCGAGAACGCGCGCACCTTCGTGACGAACCATGCGTGCCAGATTTTCTACACGCCACGGGAGCAACGGGACGCGAACGAGTATTCGGAAGCCCTGGGCTACATGACGGTTCACTCGAAGAACAAGAGCAACGGCCGGGGCGGCACCAGCCTTTCCGAGTCCATCGGCGAGGGTGCCGGCCAGCGCCGGGCTTTGATGCTGCCGCAGGAACTCAAGGAAATGAGCCAGCGCGAGCAAATCATCAGTCTGGAAAACACGAAGCCGATTCGCTGCGAGAAGATCGCCTACTACGCCGATCACGCTTTCATGGATCGGCTCAAGTCGGTGTCGCCTACGCTGGCGAAGCTCGGCCGCAAGCTGCCGTCGAAGAAGCAGCTTGAAGATGTGTGGGGTTCCGGCGAGCTGGCTTCGCCTGTGCCGTCGCTCGATCTGGACTTGCACGAAGCTGTCGTTCAGTCGCGTATCCGCGAGCTGACGACGGCCGATGTCGAGAAGGGCATCGACCTCCGCAAGCTGGCCCTGGACACTTCGGCGCTCAAGGTGGCGAGCGGTAGCGAAGGCATCGCGCCCGAACAGGTCGAAGACTTCGTGAACGGATTCTTCGACGCCCTGGACGCCGTGAACGAGTACGACGACGAGGAAATCGGCGACGACGGCATCGGCGAGCGGCCGAGCGACGACGAGCTGGCCGCGCTCGATGCCGAACCGGATGCCGGCGTCGATGCAGCCGCCCAGGCCGAGGCAGACGACGCGGCCGAGCTGGACAACGTGCTGGACACGGCCCTGGACGCGGATACAGCGCAGAACGCCATCGCGGTGGACGTGGACACCGACGACGACGCGAATGCCGCCCAGGACGCCCAGGAAGCGCCCCAGGCGCTGCCGGCGACGGTGGCCGAAGCCGACGACACGGCGGACGATGAAACTGTCTTGCCGGACGGCCTGGACGATCTGCCGAGCGACGACGAGCTGGCCGCAATGATGGACGCGGCCATGCCCGGCGACGACGGGATGCCGGACGAGGCGGACATGCTGGCCGCCCTCGATGCGATGGAAGAACCGCCGATGCTGGACGATGAGCCGGCACCGGAAACCGAGTCTCGCGCGCCTTTACTGGATTTAGGCGTGCTTGA
- the virB11 gene encoding P-type DNA transfer ATPase VirB11, with amino-acid sequence MSQQPTSEYLAASLNRATSVDFHLQPLATWMSDPAITEVCVNRPGEVWCERACKWERHEAPALTYEHLRSLATAVAKFSSNDVSDVRPILSAILPQGERVQIVMPPACEQGTISVTIRKPSFTVRTLDDYAKQDFFAHIRPISAELSPDELELLQLKEKHDYVGFLRRAVQLEKVIVVAGETGSGKTTFMKALMQEIPQDQRIITIEDVPELFLPNHPNHVHLFYPSEAKEEENAPVTAAALLKSCLRMKPTRILLAELRSGETFDFINVAASGHGGSITSCHAGSAELTFERLGLMVLQNRQGRTLPYAVIRRLLYMVVDVVVHVHNDVYGDFGRHITELWYEPKLKRAPAPADA; translated from the coding sequence ATGTCGCAGCAACCAACCAGTGAATACCTCGCGGCCTCGCTGAACCGCGCGACTTCGGTCGATTTCCACCTTCAACCGCTCGCCACCTGGATGAGCGATCCGGCCATCACGGAAGTCTGCGTGAACCGGCCGGGTGAAGTGTGGTGCGAAAGGGCTTGCAAGTGGGAACGGCACGAAGCGCCGGCTCTCACTTACGAGCATCTGCGTTCGCTGGCGACGGCCGTCGCCAAGTTCTCATCCAACGACGTGTCGGACGTGCGGCCGATCCTCTCGGCCATCCTGCCGCAAGGCGAGCGCGTGCAAATCGTGATGCCGCCCGCGTGCGAGCAAGGAACGATTTCGGTCACGATCCGAAAGCCGTCCTTCACGGTTCGCACGCTGGATGACTACGCGAAGCAAGACTTCTTCGCTCACATTCGGCCGATCAGCGCCGAACTGAGTCCCGACGAGCTGGAGCTTTTGCAGCTCAAGGAAAAGCACGATTACGTCGGCTTCCTGCGTCGGGCCGTCCAGCTCGAAAAGGTCATCGTGGTGGCCGGCGAAACCGGCTCGGGTAAGACCACCTTCATGAAGGCGCTGATGCAGGAGATTCCCCAGGATCAACGCATCATCACGATTGAAGACGTGCCCGAGCTGTTCTTGCCGAACCATCCGAACCACGTCCATCTGTTCTACCCGTCCGAGGCGAAGGAAGAAGAAAACGCGCCCGTGACGGCGGCGGCGCTGCTCAAGAGCTGCTTGCGCATGAAGCCGACTCGCATCCTGCTGGCCGAGCTGCGCAGCGGCGAGACGTTCGACTTCATCAACGTGGCCGCCTCGGGCCACGGCGGCAGCATCACGAGCTGCCACGCCGGTTCCGCCGAACTGACGTTCGAGCGCCTGGGCTTGATGGTGCTCCAGAACCGCCAGGGCCGGACGCTTCCCTATGCGGTCATCCGTCGCCTGCTCTACATGGTGGTGGATGTCGTGGTGCATGTGCATAACGACGTGTACGGCGACTTCGGCCGCCACATCACCGAGCTGTGGTACGAGCCGAAGCTGAAACGCGCACCGGCTCCGGCTGATGCGTAG